A region from the Excalfactoria chinensis isolate bCotChi1 chromosome 24, bCotChi1.hap2, whole genome shotgun sequence genome encodes:
- the RPRML gene encoding reprimo-like protein — protein sequence MNGSFFNQSLLEQGAYPNRTRGLGLLLACCNGTSSVLAPDGSSSVLVPDERSLYITRVVQIAVLCVLSLTVVFGIFFLGCNLLIKSESMINFLVKDRRPSKDVGAAIMGLY from the coding sequence ATGAATGGATCCTTCTTCAACCAGAGCCTCCTGGAGCAAGGAGCATACCCCAACAGGACCCGGGGTTTGGGGCTGCTCCTGGCCTGCTGCAATGGGACCAGCTCGGTGCTGGCACCAGACGGCAGCTCCTCGGTGCTGGTGCCCGATGAGCGCAGCCTGTACATCACACGCGTGGTGCAGATCGCCGTCCTCTGCGTCCTCTCCTTGACTGTGGTGTTTGGCATCTTCTTTTTGGGCTGCAATTTGCTCATCAAGTCGGAGAGCATGATTAACTTTTTGGTGAAGGACCGAAGACCTTCCAAGGACGTGGGAGCCGCGATCATGGGGCTCTACTGA